The Punica granatum isolate Tunisia-2019 chromosome 4, ASM765513v2, whole genome shotgun sequence genome has a window encoding:
- the LOC116204310 gene encoding uncharacterized protein LOC116204310: MAVLYKKLRNLKRHLRDFNRTQFGNVHSKVAELHTKFVHVQTSLLGSDNVSTETIEKEVDFRVQLLETIDKEEKFLGQKSRMAWLKAEDQNTAFFHISVKERNVRTTIQVLYTTSGEKLERVQEIKAKAVNFYQGLLGSRDERIMGVSAVQLSSILKRKVSHTKSQSLMSPITKEEIKAALFSMGNDKSLGPDGFTMYFYKHAWQIVQKDFIGAMQHYFSPAWRPWDFLSHFSGAYFSGTINGSLAEYFAGQRGLRQGDHLSPYLFVITMDVFSNLLDTIVVEGRIDFHSRCKPLKLTHLCFADDLFLFTNGSKESIIAIMNVLNTFYYWSGLKLNPEKSEIFTGGINEDSVSELVSCSGFKGGTLPVQYLRLLLLSGKSL, encoded by the exons ATGGCTGTGTTGTATAAGAAGTTGAGGAACCTCAAGAGGCATCTAAGGGACTTTAATAGAACTCAATTTGGGAATGTGCACTCGAAGGTTGCTGAACTGCATACAAAGTTCGTTCATGTTCAAACTTCTCTACTGGGAAGTGACAATGTGTCCACTGAAACTATCGAGAAGGAGGTGGACTTTAGGGTTCAGCTGTTAGAAACTATTGACAAAGAGGAGAAATTCTTGGGCCAAAAGTCCAGGATGGCATGGCTGAAAGCGGAAGACCAAAATACTGCTTTTTTCCACATATCAGTAAAGGAAAGGAATGTAAGAACTACCATACAGGTTCTTTACACTACTTCAGGGGAAAAGTTGGAAAGGGTGCAGGAAATAAAAGCAAAAGCAGTGAATTTCTATCAGGGTCTCTTGGGTAGTCGAGATGAACGAATTATGGGGGTCTCGGCTGTACAACTTTCTTCTATCCTTAAAAGGAAGGTCTCTCACACCAAATCTCAATCACTCATGTCACCTATCACTAAAGAGGAGATTAAAGCAGCTCTGTTCTCGATGGGGAATGACAAGTCCCTTGGCCCAGATGGCTTCACGATGTATTTCTATAAGCATGCATGGCAAATTGTTCAAAAAGATTTTATTGGTGCAATGCAACATTATTTTTCTCCAG CCTGGAGGCCATGGGATTTCCTCTCACATTTCTCGGGTGCTTATTTCTCGGGGACAATCAATGGGTCCCTAGCCGAATACTTTGCAGGCCAGCGGGGACTAAGGCAGGGAGATCATTTATCCCCTTATCTATTTGTCATTACCATGGATGTCTTCTCAAACCTTTTAGACACTATTGTAGTTGAAGGTAGAATTGATTTTCACTCAAGATGTAAGCCTCTAAAGCTAACTCATCTTTGTTTTGCGGATGATTTGTTTTTATTCACAAATGGCTCTAAGGAGTCTATCATTGCTATTATGAATGTGTTGAATACCTTCTATTATTGGTCCGGATTAAAGCTAAATCCTGAGAAATCTGAAATCTTTACGGGAGGCATTAATGAGGATAGTGTTTCTGAACTTGTGTCTTGTTCTGGGTTCAAGGGAGGAACATTACCTGTGCAATACTTGAGGCTACTTCTACTTTCTGGAAAGTCTCTGTGA
- the LOC116204927 gene encoding protein RTF1 homolog: MADLENLLLEAAGRTNSSGRNRQSFSTSRRRREGSYSDHGSDSREDDSDDGRGYSGRKPSGSQVPLKKRFESTERDDDQGSMEGDDDYGGSDRGVGSSDESDVGSDLYKDDDDREKLAQMTELQREMILSDRAAKKGDKDFKKKFMKNKENEEASQPPSMRRVRSSLRSADRAAAKDGALNELRAKRLKQQDPESNRRLRDASKGSSGNRDFSPVKRKPFAAGLSRSSQSDSEGRSDSEDEGSTGDGGLLDSDDETGLGSDQLNFEDIKEITVRRSKLAKWFMEPFFERLIVGCFVRVGIGMTKNKQPVYRLCMVRNVDASEPDRQYKLDNKMTHKYLNLVWGNESSAARWQMAMVSDSPPLEEEFNQWLREVERTGGRMPSKQDVLEKKEAIKKTNTFIYSAETVKQMLKEKKSASTRPLNIAAEKDRLRRELEIAQDKEDDAEVERIKERIRQLEASRQSQQADAKAIRLAEMNRKNRAENFRNASELKRVNTELKAGEAGYDPFSRRWTRSRNYYVSKPNNQDEAIDEAVDEVVDVGSSEIVNALSAVANNNASGAVATEVGVAATAKALEAAAGAGKLVDTSAPVDKGTESNLLHSFEIPISLNTLQKFGGAHGALAGFMARKQKIEAAVGCRVPENDEIWHTKTLTISDYKRRRGLI, encoded by the coding sequence ATGGCCGACTTGGAGAATTTGCTTCTGGAGGCTGCGGGCAGGACGAATTCGTCTGGGAGGAATAGGCAGTCGTTTTCGACGTCTAGGAGGAGACGTGAGGGTTCGTACTCGGATCATGGAAGTGACTCTAGGGAGGATGACTCTGACGATGGCCGTGGTTACTCGGGCAGGAAGCCATCAGGGTCTCAGGTCCCTCTCAAGAAGAGATTTGAATCCACGGAAAGAGATGATGATCAGGGAAGCATGGAGGGTGATGACGACTATGGTGGCTCGGATCGTGGGGTGGGGAGTAGTGATGAATCTGATGTGGGTAGTGATTTGTACAAGGATGATGATGACCGTGAGAAGCTGGCGCAGATGACTGAGCTCCAGAGGGAGATGATCTTATCGGATCGAGCAGCCAAGAAAGGTGATAAggattttaagaaaaaattcatgaaaaataaGGAGAATGAGGAGGCTTCCCAACCACCTTCCATGAGGCGGGTCCGATCATCTCTTCGATCTGCTGACCGGGCAGCTGCCAAGGATGGTGCCTTGAACGAGTTGAGGGCAAAGCGGCTAAAGCAGCAGGATCCCGAGTCTAACCGTAGGCTGAGGGATGCTTCCAAAGGAAGTTCTGGTAATCGCGATTTTTCTCCAGTTAAGCGGAAACCCTTTGCCGCAGGCCTCAGCCGCTCTAGTCAGAGTGATAGTGAGGGTAGGTCAGATAGTGAAGATGAAGGATCAACAGGGGACGGTGGACTTCTTGACAGCGATGATGAGACGGGCTTAGGTTCTGACCAGCTGAATTTCGAGGACATTAAAGAAATCACTGTCCGTAGATCGAAACTCGCAAAATGGTTCATGGAGCCATTCTTTGAGAGGTTGATTGTTGGATGCTTTGTGAGGGTTGGAATCGGGATGACAAAAAACAAGCAGCCTGTTTACAGGCTGTGCATGGTTCGCAATGTGGATGCATCAGAGCCCGACCGGCAGTATAAACTTGACAACAAAATGACTCACAAATATCTCAATCTTGTTTGGGGTAATGAAAGCTCTGCTGCCAGGTGGCAGATGGCAATGGTATCGGACTCTCCCCCACTCGAGGAGGAGTTCAATCAGTGGCTTAGGGAGGTGGAACGGACTGGTGGGAGGATGCCGAGCAAGCAGGATGTGCTGGAAAAGAAGGAGGCAATCAAGAAGACCAACACATTCATCTACTCAGCAGAAACTGTCAAGCAGATGCTCAAGGAGAAGAAATCTGCCTCAACGAGGCCGCTAAATATTGCAGCTGAGAAGGATAGGCTGAGGAGAGAGTTGGAGATTGCACAGGACAAGGAAGATGATGCAGAGGTTGAGAGGATCAAGGAGAGAATTAGGCAACTTGAGGCCTCTCGCCAATCTCAACAGGCTGATGCAAAGGCCATTAGGCTAGCTGAGATGAACAGGAAGAATAGGGCTGAGAACTTCAGAAACGCTTCGGAACTGAAGCGTGTGAACACAGAGCTGAAAGCTGGGGAGGCAGGGTATGACCCTTTTTCGAGGAGATGGACTAGGTCTAGGAATTACTACGTCTCAAAGCCCAATAATCAAGATGAAGCTATAGATGAAGCTGTAGATGAAGTTGTAGATGTTGGCTCGAGTGAAATTGTTAATGCCCTATCAGCTGTTGCGAACAATAATGCTTCGGGAGCAGTTGCAACAGAGGTAGGTGTGGCAGCAACCGCTAAGGCCTTGGAAGCAGCTGCTGGCGCGGGAAAATTGGTCGACACGAGCGCCCCTGTGGATAAGGGCACTGAGTCGAATCTACTACACAGCTTCGAGATCCCAATCTCACTGAACACGCTCCAGAAATTCGGCGGGGCCCATGGAGCTCTGGCAGGTTTCATGGCCAGGAAGCAGAAGATAGAAGCAGCGGTCGGATGCCGGGTCCCAGAAAACGATGAGATCTGGCACACTAAGACTTTAACAATAAGTGATTACAAGAGGCGGAGAGGGCTCATATGA
- the LOC116206064 gene encoding uncharacterized protein LOC116206064 codes for MGTSNEDQSGMLAISRKPSYDNDMATWGGDGQEVDIQIASSYLSQGLLRYHCQCFTEKATYNAKNLELPDERISSPRVKHVRRINSGYIRVHNLCNKLHCTARDSDIILHQNKSIIK; via the exons ATGGGAACTTCCAATGAAGATCAAAGTGGAATGCTTGCGATCTCAAGGAAACCTTCTTACGACAATGATATGG CTACATGGGGAGGCGATGGGCAAGAGGTCGACATTCAGATAGCTAGTTCATATCTAAGTCAAGGACTGCTGCGTTACCACTGTCAATGCTTCACTGAAAAAGCTACATATAATGCTAAGAACCTTGAACTGCCTGATGAAAGAATATCTTCTCCAAGGGTGAAGCATGTTCGCCGGATCAATAGTGGTTACATTCGGGTCCATAACCTCTGCAATAAGTTGCACTGTACTGCTAGAGACTCCGATATAATCCTGCACCAGAATAAAAGCATTATCAAATAG
- the LOC116204068 gene encoding uncharacterized protein LOC116204068, with protein sequence MIVRTYGRRKTGGGLRSYSDEEDDDDVLDPYRDSLSSQETAPPADIFAFSSQDSANFDSGGGVSRKPKRQKRGEVVGKGDRPADLGFVDYSVLRATSTLMETQEFGEMMEHVDEVNFALDGLRKGQPARIRRASLLSLLQICGTSQQRRLLRSHGMVKNIINAIMGLSFDDSPSNLAAATLFYLLISDGQDEQLLESPSCIQFLIKLLKPVTSVANEDKLPRIGSKLLRVRNDAGVLRGTSSKLDRSSVTIISRVKEILGSCKELKSTLGDDCALGRPELSAKWIALSTMEKASVSTISLEETSGIVRKTGGNFKEKLREFGGLDAVFEVAMHCHSVMEDLKDSGSSSIWHARDGTLLESLVLLLKCLKIMENATFLSKDNQDYLLKMQGSSDHQGYRLSFTKLVLNVIKILSGLSLRKSSAAAAHDDKSNMAGGVASELALIPEDSADEVFSFQSFKERCSMEESSSQRSSDTFQDNHWLSSAPSRYSSSFPETKTSSLNGSCLLKSSVSAASGSCGETSKSSSSQTIPISNGLKNFSRDKRCDLSESSAFDLSEDSEDPYAFDEDEFEPSKWEVLSGKKGSSKSKRGRLAVGGAKDVVQLQPMKNKDSDSFEYPMQDSNTCESHQSQEAFCSGATDEESTKLLADCLLTAVKVLMNLTNDNILGCQQIATCGGLETMASIIAAHFPSFSSSSSSSFSLCEIEEYGIHIEFDHQRDNHLTDQEMDFLVAILGLLVNLVEKDESNRYRLAWASVTLHDSEGSQSEGQKEVIPLLCSIFLANRGESEMAGEENDQPWDPETVMEQGEKEAEKMIVEAYTALLLAFLSTESKRTRDAIAGCLPNRNLAILVPVLERFVAFHLTLDMMTPETHKAVSEVIESCRIP encoded by the exons ATGATTGTCAGGACCTACGGCAGGCGGAAAACGGGAGGAGGGCTTAGGTCATACTCTGACGAAGAGGACGACGACGACGTTTTGGACCCTTACAGGGACTCCCTCTCATCCCAGGAGACAGCTCCTCCGGCTGATATCTTCGCCTTCTCCTCTCAGGACTCGGCTAACTTTGACTCCGGCGGTGGGGTCTCGAGGAAGCCCAAGAGGCAGAAGAGGGGCGAGGTGGTGGGTAAGGGGGACCGACCAGCGGATTTAGGGTTCGTGGATTACTCCGTGCTCCGGGCAACCTCAACCCTGATGGAGACACAGGAGTTTGGGGAGATGATGGAGCACGTCGATGAGGTTAATTTCGCGCTCGATGGGCTGAGGAAGGGCCAGCCGGCGCGGATCAGGAGGGCGAGCTTGCTGTCCCTGCTGCAGATTTGCGGTACCTCTCAGCAGAGGAGACTCTTGAGGAGCCACGG GATGGTAAAGAATATAATCAATGCCATTATGGGTCTCAGTTTTGACGATTCACCAAGCAATCTGGCTGCTGCGACTCTCTTTTACCTTCTGATTAGTGAT GGTCAAGATGAGCAACTTTTGGAATCGCCCAGCTGCATCCAGTTTCTCATAAAATTGTTGAAACCAGTAACTTCAGTGGCTAATGAAGACAAGCTCCCAAGGATAGGGTCCAAGCTCTTACGAGTAAGAAACGATGCTGGGGTTCTTCGAGGTACATCTAGCAAGTTAGATCGCAGCTCTGTCACTATCATAAGTAGAGTTAAGGAAATCCTTGGGAGTTGCAAGGAATTGAAGTCAACCCTTGGGGATGATTGTGCATTGGGCAGACCAGAGTTAAGTGCCAAATGGATTGCACTGTCAACCATGGAGAAAGCTAGTGTCTCCACAATTTCTCTTGAAG AAACTTCTGGTATTGTAAGGAAAACGGGAGGCAACTTTAAGGAGAAACTGAGAGAGTTTGGTGGACTTGATGCAGTGTTTGAGGTCGCGATGCATTGTCATTCTGTTATGGAG GATTTGAAAGATAGTGGTTCTTCTTCCATCTGGCATGCTAGAGATGGCACACTTCTGGAGAGCTTGGTGCTGCTTTTAAAATGTCTAAAGATTATGGAAAATGCCACTTTCCTTAGTAAAGATAACCAG GATTATTTGCTGAAAATGCAAGGGAGCTCGGATCATCAGGGATACCGTTTATCTTTTACTAAACTAGTTCTAAATGTAATCAAGATTCTTTCAG GTCTCTCTTTGCGTAAAagttctgctgctgctgcacaTGATGATAAGTCAAATATGGCTGGAGGGGTTGCTTCTGAACTGGCTTTAATCCCAGAAGACTCAG CTGATGAAGTTTTCTCCTTCCAGTCCTTTAAAGAGCGATGCAGCATGGAGGAGAGCTCATCCCAAAGGAGTTCTGATACTTTCCAGGACAATCACTGGTTGTCATCAGCACCTTCAAGATATTCTTCATCGTTTCCGGAAACGAAAACATCCTCCTTGAATGGTAGCTGCTTGTTGAAGAGTAGTGTGAGCGCTGCTTCAGGTTCATGTGGGGAGACATCAAAGAGTTCAAGTAGCCAGACCATTCCAATTAGTAATGGTTTGAAGAACTTTTCCCGGGACAAGAGATGTGATTTGTCTGAAAGTTCTGCATTTGATCTTTCAGAGGACAGCGAAGATCCTTATGCATTTGATGAGGATGAATTTGAGCCGTCTAAGTGGGAGGTGCTATCGGGGAAGAAGGGATCATCAAAGAGTAAAAGGGGTAGGTTGGCAGTTGGGGGGGCCAAAGATGTTGTTCAGTTGCAGCCAATGAAGAACAAGGATTCTGATAGCTTCGAGTATCCAATGCAAGATTCAAATACTTGTGAAAGCCATCAATCTCAGGAAGCTTTTTGCTCTGGGGCCACTGATGAAGAAAGTACCAAACTTTTAGCTGACTGCCTCCTTACCGCTGTCAAG GTGTTGATGAACCTGACAAATGACAATATTTTGGGCTGTCAGCAAATTGCGACTTGCGGAGGACTTGAGACAATGGCTTCAATAATTGCTGCCCATTTTCCTTCATTTAgctcatcatcttcttcttcattttctctGTGTGAGATTGAAGAGTATGGCATTCATATCGAATTTGACCATCAGAGGGATAATCATCTCACCGATCAGGAGATGGACTTTCTTGTTGCTATTCTGGGACTGCTTGTGAACTTGGTTGAGAAAGATGAGAGTAACAG ATACCGACTGGCATGGGCAAGTGTTACATTACATGATTCGGAAGGTTCACAGAGCGAGGGTCAGAAGGAAGTTATCCCATTGCTGTGCTCTATATTTCTTGCTAACAGAGGGGAAAGCGAGATGGCTGGTGAAGAAAACGATCAACCATGG GACCCTGAAACGGTGATGGAACAAGGGGAAAAAGAAGCAGAGAAGATGATCGTCGAAGCTTACACAGCCCTGCTTCTTGCATTCCTTTCGACTGAGAG CAAGAGGACACGTGATGCGATTGCTGGGTGTCTCCCGAATCGCAATCTGGCGATTCTTGTGCCTGTATTGGAGAGATTTGTG GCATTTCACTTGACGCTAGACATGATGACACCCGAAACTCACAAGGCAGTTAGCGAAGTGATTGAGTCCTGTCGGATTCCCTGA